CCAATCTGAGTCTTGCCAATACCAGGTACTCCACCTGCAGAGAATAAGCAAAAGATTAAAAACTATAACTTGTTGCTTACCAATCTCTGTAAAGGAGATGGGGGCTTACCAATCTCTGTAACATCCCTGCAGCTGATTCCACCACCCAAGATCTTATCAAGATCAGAACAAGACGTAGTAATCCGCGGCAAAGCTTCCTCCTCGTTAAGCATATCCCAAGCATTCCTTGCTCCTTAGAAATTTCAAACAAGAGAATCCTTCAGTGAACCAAACGCAACCAAGAGCTCCAAGTAGTTCATCACAACCTTACCATTTACGAGAGAAGAGCTTCTTCCATTGCAAGAGCTTGATCCGCTGATTTGATTTGCCATCTTCAAAATCTCAAATGCTTCACTCTCTGTGATTTTAACATCTGTTTCACAACACCAAGGATGACATACACGAAATCGATTGCATCTCGGAGAAATTAACAATGAAGCGATTCAAAATCTCTATCAattcgagagagagagtaatACTATCAGTAACGATTTTTCTGTATAAGAAGAGAATCACCTCGAGCGAGATCGGTGGAGGAGACGGATGAAATCGACGACAGAGAAGTGTAACCGGCGGATATCAGCTTTCCTCTAATCGAAGACGACAACGGTAGCCTCGACGTCTCCATCACCGTCGTCGCGAGTGAAAGCTTTCTTCAGTCGCCGGCGATTTTCGCCGCCTTAAGCGAGTGTTGGCGCCActaataagcaaaatcaaaccGGACACGGTTTGAAGTAACCGGATATGAGATTAACCATTGGTTTACTGAAATTATTTAATCAGCcacaaaaaaatctttttcttaCGGTAGGGTTGATGTCTTTCTATAAGTAAAATTGAAACCGGATACGGTTTAAAATAACCGGGTATGAAGATTTACTgaaattgattttaataaataaccggAAAAGCGTTGGTTAATGTAGTTACAAGGAGAAGTAATCTTTTATTGCGACGTTTGTGTTTGTTGTTGAAGAGAGTCAGCTCGG
This genomic stretch from Brassica oleracea var. oleracea cultivar TO1000 unplaced genomic scaffold, BOL UnpScaffold01730, whole genome shotgun sequence harbors:
- the LOC106321471 gene encoding DNA repair protein RAD51 homolog 3-like; the protein is METSRLPLSSSIRGKLISAGYTSLSSISSVSSTDLARDVKITESEAFEILKMANQISGSSSCNGRSSSLVNGARNAWDMLNEEEALPRITTSCSDLDKILGGGISCRDVTEIGGVPGIGKTQ